In Marinobacter sp. es.048, the following proteins share a genomic window:
- a CDS encoding (2Fe-2S)-binding protein — MAEPDRNIGVGPWAREYSILLSQSGLDQESVVNEALQPSVCARSGLFSLAQCLEQPSLLLNQVAIDYSDNAGSQAVRAFLSVLQQDLALSVIAPLTLRLFRDGQAPLPDANRIFLAPADEQTQTASRWFRVPGGERVDEENFVRSAGELTAQWYPVFRRQLGVSPGAYWSSIGLGLGAPFSVVWNRAEPQALCQLAQSWLGQFQNDANRFIDWIPAVFGKQATAIPQRRGCCLKYLLPDGGYCGTCGVHRKERLAALIRQGRTTTPGQWQPGQ; from the coding sequence GTGAATACAGCATTCTCCTGAGCCAGTCAGGGCTTGACCAGGAATCGGTTGTGAACGAGGCGCTGCAACCTTCTGTCTGCGCGCGCAGCGGACTCTTCTCCCTGGCGCAATGCCTGGAACAACCGTCGCTATTGCTCAATCAGGTTGCCATCGACTACTCCGATAACGCCGGTTCCCAAGCCGTGCGCGCGTTCCTTTCTGTGCTGCAGCAGGATCTTGCGCTCAGCGTCATTGCGCCTCTGACTCTCAGGTTGTTCCGCGACGGCCAGGCGCCTTTACCTGACGCCAACCGAATATTCCTGGCCCCTGCGGACGAACAGACACAGACAGCATCACGATGGTTCCGGGTGCCCGGCGGGGAACGGGTCGATGAAGAGAACTTTGTCCGGTCGGCAGGAGAACTGACTGCTCAATGGTACCCGGTGTTCAGACGCCAGCTGGGGGTCAGTCCTGGCGCTTACTGGAGCAGTATCGGACTGGGATTGGGGGCGCCGTTTTCAGTTGTGTGGAACCGGGCCGAGCCACAAGCGCTTTGCCAGTTGGCGCAGAGCTGGCTCGGGCAGTTTCAGAACGACGCAAACCGTTTCATCGACTGGATTCCAGCAGTGTTCGGGAAACAGGCCACCGCAATCCCCCAACGCAGGGGGTGCTGCCTGAAATACCTGCTGCCGGACGGTGGCTACTGCGGCACCTGCGGCGTGCATCGCAAAGAGCGGCTCGCCGCACTCATCCGCCAAGGGCGGACGACAACGCCAGGCCAATGGCAACCAGGCCAATAA
- a CDS encoding PQQ-dependent sugar dehydrogenase produces MGILKHLVLTGSLLLVAVPSVANQTFSSDKTDFRLETMAEGLEHPWSLAFLPDGSMLVTEREGRLRMIRNGALLSDPISGIPELVVSGQGGLLDVILHPDFEQNQILFLSYAHRNRDGMTTRVARARLDGERLTGVEVIFEALPRSNTSRHFAGRMEFDREGNLYISVGDRGEMDRGQDNGDDAGGVHRITTDGGPAPGNPFLDTSGVNDTFYTTGNRNIQGMTIHPETGEIWSHEHGPRGGDEINIIRAGTDYGWPTITYGIDYSGLPITDETEKEGMAQPLHYWDPSIAPSGMAFYTGDLFPEWQGDLFVGALKMRKLVRLRIQGGDVTEEENLLTDLGERIRDVRMGPEGALWLLTDSPRGKVYRMVPLQ; encoded by the coding sequence ATGGGTATACTCAAACACCTTGTCCTGACAGGCAGTTTATTGCTGGTTGCCGTTCCCAGCGTGGCGAACCAGACCTTTTCCTCTGATAAAACAGACTTCCGGCTCGAGACCATGGCAGAAGGCCTCGAGCATCCCTGGAGCCTGGCGTTTCTGCCGGATGGCTCCATGCTGGTGACGGAGCGGGAGGGACGGCTGCGAATGATCCGTAACGGTGCGCTGTTGAGCGACCCCATCAGCGGGATACCAGAGCTCGTCGTATCCGGCCAGGGCGGGCTGCTGGACGTGATACTGCACCCGGATTTTGAACAGAATCAGATTCTGTTCCTGAGCTATGCCCACCGAAACCGGGACGGCATGACCACCCGTGTGGCGCGGGCCCGACTGGACGGAGAACGCCTTACCGGCGTTGAGGTCATCTTTGAAGCGCTACCCCGCTCGAACACCAGCAGGCACTTTGCAGGTCGCATGGAATTCGACCGGGAAGGCAATCTTTACATCTCTGTTGGAGACCGCGGCGAGATGGACCGGGGCCAGGACAATGGTGATGATGCCGGCGGCGTTCACCGGATTACGACTGACGGCGGCCCCGCGCCCGGCAATCCTTTCCTCGACACCAGCGGCGTTAACGATACCTTCTACACAACCGGTAACCGCAACATTCAGGGCATGACCATCCACCCGGAAACGGGCGAGATCTGGAGCCACGAACATGGTCCCCGGGGTGGCGACGAAATCAACATCATCCGGGCAGGAACCGATTACGGATGGCCGACAATCACCTACGGCATCGACTATTCTGGCCTGCCCATCACAGACGAGACCGAGAAGGAAGGCATGGCCCAGCCACTACATTACTGGGACCCGTCCATCGCACCATCTGGCATGGCGTTTTATACCGGTGATCTGTTCCCGGAATGGCAGGGGGATCTGTTTGTGGGGGCACTCAAGATGCGAAAACTGGTGCGCCTGCGCATTCAGGGTGGAGATGTGACCGAGGAAGAAAATCTCCTGACAGACCTCGGTGAGCGGATCCGCGACGTGCGCATGGGCCCGGAGGGTGCCCTGTGGCTGCTGACAGACTCACCGCGAGGCAAGGTCTATCGGATGGTGCCGCTTCAGTGA